The sequence ttgatattTAAAATCCGAAAagcccaacgaagcgatgctcagattcagaagtcgaaagaacttgtatctgcaggacatcagtctggatttcagatttcttctgatggttctttacgatttaatggtcggctggtagttcctgctaattctgatttgaaatctgcccttcttcgagaagcacattgtagcaaatacagtattcaccctgtAGGTCGaaaaatgtatttgacattgagaccccaattctggtatagacgtatgaagaaggacattgctgagtttattttgaaatgcttggtctgccagcaagtgaaagccgagagaatgaaaccgggaggattactccatagtctcgaaatcccgaaatggaattgggaacatattgctatggactttgtgactcatttacctcgttccccaagggctgtgatgctatttgggtttttattgatcggctttcgaaatctgcacatttcattccgtatgagcggacttatccttatcagagaatggcccgtttatacatcgagaatattgtgagactgcacggtgtgccCGTCTCAATTGTATttgatcgtgatcccaggtttgcttctaaattctggggttgttttcaggaagcgatgggtacgcgtttggctatgagtactgcttatcatcctcaaactgatggccaaactgagcgtacaattcaaacattagaggatatgttacgtgcgattgtgatggatttcagaatgggatggcaagatgctttaccattggtggaattttcttataataatagtttccaaacgagcattggtatggcaccgtttgaagccttatatgggagacgatgtagatcaccgttattctgggatgaaaatggtgaaagacaattgactggacctgaaatgatacaagAAATGAATGATAAAGTTCAGTtaattcgacagcggatgaaagccgctcaggatcgtcaaacgagttatgcgaataaacgaagacgacccttggaattccagaaaggtgacaaAGTGTTTCTAGAAATATCTCCCTTCCGAGGCaccgttcgatttggcatgcgagggaagttatctcctcgatatgttggtccatacgagatccttgatcgagttggagatcttgcctatcggttggcattgccaccagctttatctgccattcatgatgtgtttcatgtttgtatgttgagaaagtatgaaccagatccctcacatgtacttgcacctgaagaggttgaacttgatccttctctttcctatgttAATCAACCTGTTTtcattatggatcggaaggagaagATATTGCGTAACAAATCGATTCCTCTGGTTCGAgtgcaatggacacgacatggtgtggaggagtcaacgtgggaattggaaagcaagatgcgagaatcatatccgcacttgtttgattctattcctcttgttccattgtattcaatgtataatgatccatttactgattttagttttgatatgtactataactggtgacgtATGATATGTTTACCAATGTTTTGTATATATGGAcacttgagatttcgaggacgaaatcttttaagtggggGGGAAATGTAaagaccgtgtatcgtattatcgtaaatcttatgttgattatcgataatgaatgaaattatcatgtgattacgtatatgatgtatatcatgacaatggaaatgagaaaatatgtggtgataatgaaagattgtattagaaattgatttgtgtttgaaaagtatGCTGAACCGCAATACAAAAATGACACATGTTACGGTTTTTGGCACAATCATctgagtattagtccaaatggGATGAGATTAATTCCATTGAAAAGCTgatacatagtactaaaactttcatgttttgagttttgtctaaATCCATTTAGAAATATGGGCAAAATCATCCCGAAGTGTATCGTGTGCGTTGCAGTTCCTGCACTGatacatgttgggagaatgagcataactctcgcatctgatatccaaattgagtgaggttagtggcaaatgaaagccaagacatagagctacaacttttatgttgaccacttttgctaaaTCGGAACCTAAAATAGCGTTTCGGCCAGAACAAGACGCACATCTGCGCAGAACTGCGTGTGCGGGCAGAActacccgcgcatatgcgcgagttcggtcgcgcatatgcgcgaatacCTCTGTAGCACACGTTATAAGGCTGGTAAAGATAAGTTTTCAGTACATATATTCATCCTTTTGCTGAAGCTTCGAGAAAGAGAAAGGGAAATTGATTTCTTTCGTCCTAATCGACTTCGAAACGTTGTCCAAActtgaaacaaattatatatccgGAATCCTCGCGTCGAGAGCTTCCTTTTGAGGTAAGTTTCTTCTAATTTCAGCATCTTTAATTatcaaagtgctggaatagcatgtatttgaagtcgaaATCTATACGTGTAGTAGAATAGccgacaagaaactcatattcgaagtcggaattgaattatgttatgatttcaatttgatatgaaatttcaaagtttcaaaagatatttgaaacttatattgttgattttgaatgatgttattgattgaaatgaatatgttattgatgtagatagaatattatactgaaatcttcaagctacatcaattggaaacgaagaattgaggtatttTGCGatcgggtaacatacgacaggtatctgtattatatgatatatgtttgattgattggattgagatacatgtctatatgccttatttgttgagttgatgtggcatacatgacatgcacattgagctatgatccttggataccccgatatgatttgatttgattctggggtttgtgaacgcaatgctatgtttggtattacatgacccttaaatcATAGTCATTTGTGACCTCGATGATTGATtaagatttgggatttgatggcgctttgtcgacgctatcatacgattatccctgattgagccggtgtgccagctcgagcattgatttgatagcgattcgattgactctgacatgtgctcagtggatgggcatttgacctgatacctccacgacatacatgcattgcatatcatatatcattgtttagctATCTGTGGtttatattgtggttgcttcagactgagctttgctcaccccagatggggctgttttTGTCTTtatatgtggacaatgacaggtactccaggatatcaagagaccggagatggtacttctggagggagtcacagtttgagttgaggtttcgtggtctttcccagtatatatgttatgtatctatataccggggcatgtcccgaggatatgatttgttgttgtatgatttgttttgattatgtgtgggcagattttatgatgtgagatgaaatactatttttagtattcaaataacttatttttggctcattgtaaagaaattttaaacatgttttccgctgtaattaattaaccctaatcaaattgcattgtaataacgattaagagttaagggccccacaaATGGATACCCTAAAGGAGACAAATTTAGTCTCAAACAATGCCCCAAGAATGATTTTGAGGAGAAAGAAATGCAGAATATTCCATATGCATTTGCAGTAGGCAGTCTTATATATGCTCATGTTTGTACACATCCAAATATGTTGTACGTGACAGgaatgttgggaagatatctaAGTAATCCAGGAGTGGAATATAAGAAAGCGGTCAAAAGAATATTACGGTACCTACAGAGAAAAAACATCACATGCTCATATATCGGAGGTTGGATCATCTTGAATCATTGGGTATACTGGCTCTGATTTTACTGGATGCTAAGATAGTATGAAATCTACGTCAGGACACATATATCTCTTTGTTGGAGGTGTCATTTCTTGGAAGAGTAATAAATAGTCTCTTATAACATCTTCCACTGTGGCAACTGAGTTTGTAGCATGTTATGAGGCATCCGATCATGGAATATGACTAAAAAATTTTGTTACGGGATTGCGCATTGTTGATGGCATTTAAAGGCCACTAAGAATACTTTATGACAATAAATCAGCAATTATGTGTTACAATAACAACATGAGGTCGATGAAATCAAAACATATTGGTATCAAATTcctgattaaaaaaaaaagaattgagAGTGACGAATTGTCTATTGAGTATATCGGTACAAACTCCATGGTTGCGCATCCGCTTAGTAAGGGATTACCATCCAAACGGTTTCATGAGCACACTGCTCGTTTGGGTGTTATATCAATTGAGGAATTCAGTTTCAGTCGGAGTTTgttactttaaatttttttctgttGTAGACATTTTCAGTTACAGgtatgtaaatttattttctgcagaaataaatttcaagatAGGTCACACTTtgattatgatttaaaatttgatctCATAAATGAGGTTTAGCCGACCATGAACAACATTACTAATTCAATTtgacatttgaattaatttaattatgtaaATACTTTATGATGGACTAAACTTATCTAATATATTCAATAAATGAAATAACTTGAGAAACTTGCACTAAATCTGCGAATCACCCCAAAATGAGGTTCAAAGTTTATTTTTGGCTTGAAATCGAATTTCCTCTACTTCGCTTTCCTTCTCAATATTTGTACGACCGAAAATAATGATATGTATCAGCCAAATTACATTGAATTAAGAGGCGGTGCTGAGCAAGTGTTTTACTCATTTTCCTACTATCAAGCACTTTACATTTTAATagagtatttttaaaatttaatgtattatcttaaaatatatttgactattttaaaatttaacatttttcaCTCTCTCATTTCAATTCTAATCACAATTAAGTACATCATGAGTTACTGTACAActcataatttcataattaatgTTATAAGGTCATTTGGCCTCACATAAATTATCTAACAACACGGATTACATTAGACCAGAAGTAGCATGTCGATGTTTTTTACGCTTATGACTCAAGTTGCAAGTGTGTTTGTTGCAATACGTGCGAACAACAAAATAGAGTGAGTCTTTCTCCATCTTTGTAGCGCGAATTTTCCAAGTACAACTATCATTTACACATCGAATATGATAAATGGATATGTTAGATTTAAATGCTCTGAATTCGAAAGACGACTTGATTGCAAGAAatacaatttatttttgaatttttccttgCTGGAAAATACATGTTCGATCCATCGTCCTCTTTTTCTACCTCAACATGAAGCACGTGTATCATATGTAGACCCTCAAAACACAGATACGCATGCAGAATTCTATCatcaatattaatataaaatgggTGAGTATTGTATTTCTTtcggggaagttggtgaaaaatccccgatcaaaatatttttttgggtttactccctacccacaaaattgtggtactatgtcatacaaattgtggtacacatcatgtggaaatgtggtacacttcatgtagaaatgtggtactaaaaaagtacctagGGACTGAACACTAAAAAAAAAGACGGCTGGGACTGATCCCCAATTTCCCGTATTTCAGAACAATTGACAAATAActtaattttgatttattcatatCACAAGATGTTAAGTATCTAAAAGAGATAATGATCATAAAGATTCGTTAACAAAAATATTCAAGACACAATTCATATTAAATGCAATCAAACGCATCTCGATAGGGATTTTAGCTTAGAATTGCATCACATCCAATCTGGGAAGATCTTGATTTAGTCGAATACAGTGCAAAATGGTTGACATAGCAGTCGAAATAGCAGAATATCAAAGATGTACATCTATCTGGACTGGAATTTTACTAACGTAGAATCTCTTACAGTCAAATTCATTTTCACTGAAATAGCATTCAAGACGTACAACAGAAATCGAAAGGGCGAAGGTAAcgttacttacttcattgttcTTCTTCGATGAATGAGCAGAATGTGCAAAACGTGAGAGGTAAGAGTACCCAAGGTTCTTGATTTGTGCAGATCATTGGGTATAATTTGCGACTTGGTGATGTCAAAATTTGAATTCCCCTTTCACGGACTCCGGCCATGTTAAACCTCAAGAACATAAGAAAGTTCTTAAAAGCTTCATCAGATGTTAAAAACCTCAAACTCGGTAAAAGCATTCATGCCCAGTTGATTATATCCAATCGGTTATCAAGAGAccatgtaattgagaagaacTCTTTGATCAATCTTTACTCAAAATTTGGTGAAACAGTGACTGCACGCCAACTATTTGATAAAATGTTGAAAAAGAATATTGTTTCATGGGGTAGTTTAATGGCTGGATATTTGCACCACGGTTCTGAAGCAGAGGTTCTTATGCTGTGTAGGAACATGCTCAAAGAGGATAAACTGGACCCAAATAAGTTTATTCTAGCAACTGTTATTTCGTGTTGTTCTAAACGTGGGTTTCTTGATGAAGGTCGGCAATGCCATGGCTATGCTCTGAAATCTGGATTGATGATTCACTCATATATAAAGAATGTGCTTGTATTGTTGTATTCAACGTGGTCGGCTGTGAAAGAGGCTATGCAGGTTTTGGATTCTGCTCCTCGATCGGATATTTGTACCTATAATTCTCTTTTAAGTGGTCTATTAGATCAAGGGTATATGAAGGAAGCATCAGATGTTCTGGGCATGATGATGGGTGAATGCGAGATTAAAGAGTGGGACACTATAGCATTTGTTAATGTCTTCGGATTCTGTACTCTCTTCAAGGATTTATATTTGGGCAGACAGATTCACAACATAGTATCGAAGATTGGTGTGGATTGTGATTTGTTTGTTGGTAGTGCCACCCTAGATATGTATGGAAAATGTGGTGAAATATATTCCATGAGGAAAGTTTTCGACAGCTTGCAAACTAAAAATGTGGTTACCTGGACTTCACTATTATCAGCTTATATGCAGAATGAGCTCTTCGAAGAAGCACTGAAACAGCTTGCTCATATAGATCTTGAGGATGTTGTTCCGAATGAATACACGTTTGCCGTGCTTTTGAACTCATGTGCTGGTTTGTCAGCTGTTGGATGCGGTAAATTATTACATGCACGCGTCGAGAAGATAGGGATGAATTATTACACTAATGTGGGAAATGCTGTGATTTACATGTATTCGAGGTGTGGCCTAATTGAAGATGCCCAAAGTGCTTTCAGACTTATCTTATTTCCGGATGTCATATCTTGGAACTCAATGATTTCTGGTTGCTCCAACCACGGACTTGGTGAGGAGGCCTTGACTGTGTTTCAACAGATGTTAGCAGCAAAACAAAGACCAAATTATGTAACTTTTGTTGGGGTGCTATCTGCTTGTGCCTCCTTAGGTAGGGTAGATGAAGGGttttactatatggatcatatGATGCCAGAGATCGGCATTGAACCTGGATTAGAGCATTACACCTGTATTGTGGGGCTTCTGTGCAGGGCAGGAAGGCTTGATGAGGCTGATAACTTTATGAGATCAAAACCAATAAGATGGGATGTCGTTGCGTGGAGAACTTTGCTTAATGCATGTTATGTTCACCGGAATTATGGTTTGGGAAAAAGAGTTGCAGAAATTGTACTGCATATGAACCCCAATGATGTAGGAACGTATATCTTGATGTCAAATCTGCATTCGAAAGCAAAGAGATGGGATAAAGTGGTGGTAGTACGAAAGGTGACGAGAGAAAGGAAGATAAAGAAAGAGCCTGGACTGAGCTGGATAGAAATAAGAAATGACACGCATATATTTGTTTCAGACGATAACAAACATTTGGAATCCGTTCAGATTCGTGAAAATGTAAATAAACTGTTGGCTGAGATTAAATCTCTAGGTTATCTTCCAGATACAGCTTCTGAGTTGCACGATGTGGAAGACGAACAAAAAGAGGATTATCTCAGTTACCATAGTGAGAAGTTAGCTATATCATATGGACTGATGAAAACACCTCCAGGAACACCAATCCGTGTGATCAAAAACCTAAGAATGTGTGATGATTGTCATTCTGCTGCTAAATATATCTCAAAGGCCACAAAGAGAATGATAATTGTCAGAGATGTCCAAcgttttcatcattttagggaTGGAAGTTGTTCATGTGCTGACAACTGGTGAAATGAGGGATCTCTTTTAAAGGGATattagaggaaaaatattttctgatgCACCAGGTAGGCCATTTGATGATGCAGAAGATAGCCTGATCAAGCACATTTTCACTGCTCCGTAAGTTGTTCTTAACtctttatttgataaaaaaaatttgatctgtGGTTGAAGCACTAAATGTCTATTCATTTTGTTATGTTTCCTGGTTATTCTTGCAGTCCAGTGATACATTATGCAGGAGTACTcgcaaagaagatggcttgtaGCAAGTTTTGTACTGTTTAGGTACcatggaatttgatttctcctaaTTTAGCCGATTTGATATTCTGAAATCAGGATTCTTGTAGATATGCATGCATCAATGTCCTCTGCTTATGGTTTCCTCTTCCTAGTTTTCCACTCAGAGGGATGAGACGTGCTTATCGATTAATGATCATTCAACTCCCCAACTTTGCTGCATTCCTGACCCAAAAGGTATTTGTGTCATAGGACAATaagaaagcaagaaataaaACGACATACCTTTCAATTGACTGATTTAATCTTGCTGAGTGATATTCAAATTGGAAATCTAGTGGCAATGGCGAAATACATTGCAGAAGATGGCCAAAAGACATCATATGCATACTATTACGAGTTCATATGCACTTAGTAGGAGTAATGTGAAATACCAGTGTGTGGGTTTACACAAACGTGCTTGGCTATAAGATGCATGCATGTACCAAGTGTAGCGAAAGGAACGCATACCTTTTTCAAGTTGCTTACTTGTTAATATACTTCTGTGATACTAATTCTGCCCATCTAAACAAGCTCTTAGACTATACAAAAGAACATGGAAGGCCAATGCGATTACTCAAGCCGCAGGAAGTAGGAGGCATTTTGTAACCCATGCTTCGAGGGGGCATCTGCAGTAGCTGAGAAGGTTCAGCAGGAACCATAACTCCCCTTCTTCATAAGTTTTTCTATGGACATGTATATTTTCCTATACTGAAAAGAAAAAAGTGATTTAGTTCTCCTGTATGTTTTAGAAAGTTTTGAACTTCTATTTTTCACATTCCATTAATAATTTTCTAGCTCTGACGCTAGGTATCGAAAGCAATTTGGTGCATCGTCCTCAATATATAGGGTTCTTGGCTAAAAAGCTAAATGACATACTGAAATTCCTTTTGATAGTGAATGCcattcaacatattaaaattaaattacattgtacacaaaaaaaataaaaatacaaggtTCTATAGATGCTAGCAGTCGATAATATCATCAGGATGTACGTAAAACCTCCAGATTCCAAAGTCTTCTCACCTGATGTGGCCTCTATTCTAACATCTACTTGAACTTTGGATAATAAAACGCTTGTCTTAGAGTTGATCCATGTCATTCTTCTCCGCGGTCGTTTGCATGTAACAGAAGCGTACTATTTACCGGTCCGCAGATTGGTACTCAACTGAAAATTTTTTGACAGCCTCGTTAGCCTTCTTAGATTCTTCCGCCCGTTCTTCGATTTTCTTTTTCTCCCTGAAACCAAATATAAGTGGAGGATGTGTTATTAAAAGGGCATGCTAATTTGCGAGGAGAAAGCTTATTAAGCTTGTGCCACTGACAAGCATATTGATGAATACAGGTATAATAAACTCCAAAAGGAAAATCATAAAATGATAAGTAGAAATAAGCAGCCTGAGAATGAGGAAGTAATTTACACTTGAATCGATATCCTTgctaaattaattgaaaaaagaaaataaacctATAAAAAAAACGAATTCTAGGAGTAGCAAAAGGAATAACCAGTCCAAATTAATTTAACGCATTTATACAATGGATGAACAGCTAATATTAAGACATTTGACGAAGAGAACCTTATACCTGTCGACATACTCTTTTAAAAGTTCTTTTGCTTGAACCAGTTTGGAAAGCAAATTGCGATAGACATCAAGATCCCGATCAACGCTTTTCTTATTCACATTTAGAGCGGCACAAAGCTGCCaagcataaaaaatatataacattaCACTGAACGCAAATACTCATTTGTATGATTTTATTCTCTTTAATGTGATAATAATGGCCGGAGGCTACATTCATATTTCCTCAGTTGCACGgcaatttatgtttttattaataaaCTGATTTGGTGATTTCAATAAACTCACTCATGGTATTGGCCCCGCCATCTCAGCCCATGTCTTgattttggtttaaaaaaatgtgaTGACAAACAAGCTAAGGTGGTACTTTTACTATTACGAACTGGGAAACTAAAACAATGAGAAGGCATCAATAGCCTGTTCTTCTAGGTTATACACCATGGTGCCAGGGAAATGAGGAAAGTCTTGATGCATCCCCATCTAAAGTTCTTCCATATTCCAGTTTGAGTTGCCCATGAAAAACTCGGAAGCGTAAAGAAAGAAAGCTGTTGGGCAATCGGAATAGATCTAAGAAAGAAAGTAAAGCAAGATGGGCGTTTCCCATATCCACATCACCTTTCTAGTGTGTGCTTTACCGTAAGGGGACTTCTCAAGAGATGAACTTTAcgataaaatcaaatttcatgGCAAACAAAATTTTAGCTTGAGGTTTTGCATATTTTATGATTCCTGGAAACATCAATAATCAGGCACCGACTGTTCGCATGATGGTTTTGTCTAGACTCGGCACACATTACCAATATGGAGATGTTTAACGGGCTTCGCAAACACATCCACGAACTGAAACATCTTCTCAATCCTCAGCTAAATGTGCCCTTCAGGAAGTTACTTCATGAGCACTATGCGGAAGAATACCTACAACCAGAGTAGCAACAATAGGCAAAGAATATCACCTTTTCTAATACGATTGGCTCAGTGGCATTTGCTAACTCAAGCAGGCGGAAGAGACCAACCGCAAAGAAGCGGCTGTAGCTGAAACTTCTTGTGCTCCCCGCTCTTTCAGCAATATCTTTCAAATAGCCTTCAACTTCTCCTTCTCTTGATCCAAAATCAACTAAAGTGCTAGAAGATTGAGCACGGGCCCATTCTTCTATTTTCACAGCATCAGCCCTGTCGTATAAAAATGCTACAAGAAATTACACTAGTCGCTTGAAATCCGAGAGAAGTCTGTCCCAAAGATAGCAAAAGGTATTTTTCtatatggaaaaaaaaacacttttggacaaagttttgataaattaaataatattcagaATTTACAAATATCAAGTCTGTGGCAGAGAAGACGCCTCATAGTTCTAGATAAATAATGTACAATCAAAATTGAAATTACCCATTAACTTTGAAGCATAGTTATCCATTTTGAACTTGAGTTGCATCAGCAGTAAATGAACCCAACTAAACAAAAATGATAATAGCAAATGAACTGCAAAATATTTTACACCTGCCTGTATTGAGCAGGATCCTCCTTTAGAGCCTCGATGTAAGCTTTGAAAATGGCATCCCGATCCTCATCACTTGGGTAACCATCCATGAGTTGATCATACACAGTCACAAAGCCAAGTGCAAACACTGGATTGTACCGGTATGACCTCTTGTATCTCATCAAATGCTGCTGAACAATCAGCTCTTGCAGTACAGTGTTGTATATACTTGGAATTGGTCTTTTATAAGCCTTCAAGAAATTGAGCTTTGTTTCGGACACAGGAGGCACATCTGAAAAGTAAAGTATTTCCAGATAAAATTTCAGAAGCCACCCTAGAGTAAACCTAAACCGaattaaaaattcatcaagaaAAAGTTTTCAGGAAAAGAACGAGGAAAATCAGAAAAATCatgtaaaattattattaccACGTTTAAGAATCAATGATAGATTATCCTACGAAATATTTACACTCGCAAATAAAATGCAAGTACAGCAATTGGAGTATAACATACGAGGCAACAACAAGATCACTAAAAATGTCATCTGGTCGTCAGAATAGAACCACATCTTGGCACTTCTCGACCGTTAATTTATACACAAACAAAAAGTCATTATCAACTCAATCGATCTAATTTCTATGTGAAAAGCATAGAACAAAAAAAA comes from Primulina huaijiensis isolate GDHJ02 chromosome 5, ASM1229523v2, whole genome shotgun sequence and encodes:
- the LOC140976735 gene encoding pentatricopeptide repeat-containing protein At5g39680; the encoded protein is MLNLKNIRKFLKASSDVKNLKLGKSIHAQLIISNRLSRDHVIEKNSLINLYSKFGETVTARQLFDKMLKKNIVSWGSLMAGYLHHGSEAEVLMLCRNMLKEDKLDPNKFILATVISCCSKRGFLDEGRQCHGYALKSGLMIHSYIKNVLVLLYSTWSAVKEAMQVLDSAPRSDICTYNSLLSGLLDQGYMKEASDVLGMMMGECEIKEWDTIAFVNVFGFCTLFKDLYLGRQIHNIVSKIGVDCDLFVGSATLDMYGKCGEIYSMRKVFDSLQTKNVVTWTSLLSAYMQNELFEEALKQLAHIDLEDVVPNEYTFAVLLNSCAGLSAVGCGKLLHARVEKIGMNYYTNVGNAVIYMYSRCGLIEDAQSAFRLILFPDVISWNSMISGCSNHGLGEEALTVFQQMLAAKQRPNYVTFVGVLSACASLGRVDEGFYYMDHMMPEIGIEPGLEHYTCIVGLLCRAGRLDEADNFMRSKPIRWDVVAWRTLLNACYVHRNYGLGKRVAEIVLHMNPNDVGTYILMSNLHSKAKRWDKVVVVRKVTRERKIKKEPGLSWIEIRNDTHIFVSDDNKHLESVQIRENVNKLLAEIKSLGYLPDTASELHDVEDEQKEDYLSYHSEKLAISYGLMKTPPGTPIRVIKNLRMCDDCHSAAKYISKATKRMIIVRDVQRFHHFRDGSCSCADNW
- the LOC140976736 gene encoding protein THYLAKOID FORMATION1, chloroplastic-like; this encodes MATVTSVSITAIAQSSDRKFHTLLPLNFDAVRFRGVASYDSCSFRASSSSSRMVVHCMSSTTDVPPVSETKLNFLKAYKRPIPSIYNTVLQELIVQQHLMRYKRSYRYNPVFALGFVTVYDQLMDGYPSDEDRDAIFKAYIEALKEDPAQYRADAVKIEEWARAQSSSTLVDFGSREGEVEGYLKDIAERAGSTRSFSYSRFFAVGLFRLLELANATEPIVLEKLCAALNVNKKSVDRDLDVYRNLLSKLVQAKELLKEYVDREKKKIEERAEESKKANEAVKKFSVEYQSADR